Below is a genomic region from Sphingopyxis terrae subsp. terrae NBRC 15098.
CGCGAGCACGACACCCGAAACGGGCGAACGGATCTCCGCGCGGTTGCGGTTGGTCACCGCCGACGACAATTGCGCCTCGACAGCGCGGACATTCGCCTGCGCCGCGGCAACGGCGGCGGTATCGCGCTTCACTGCCGCGCGACCCTGATCGAGTTCGACCCCTGAGGGAACCTTGCCGCCCGAGATCTTGAACACATTTTCCAGCCGCGCGAGCTGCGCCTTGTCGACGTCAAGCGTCGCCTGCGCCTGCGCCACCTGCGCGCGCGCCGCGTTGAGATTGGCCTCGGCCTGGGTGATCTGGTCCTCGATCACGTCGGTGTTGATCTGGGCGAGGACCTGCCCCTTGGAGACGCGGTCGTTCACATCGACATAAATGTGATCGATCTTGCCCGACACTTCGGACCCGACCTCGACCTGATTGGTCGGCCGCAGATTCCCCGTCGCCGTGACGCTGAGCGTCAGCGACTTCTCGGTCACCGGCTCGGTGATATATTTGGCCTCGTCTTTCCCGCGCGAACAGGTTGCCATCGCCAGCAATATGACGAGTATCAGCGCCGCTGGCAGCCAGTATTTCATCCAGCGCCGCCACTTGGGGCGCGGCCTCGCGCCAAGAAAATCCTCGAGTTCCTGCGTCGCAGTGCCGGTATCGGTCATTCGCTAGTCCCCTGTGTCCGAACGCCGGCATCCGGATCGAAATTGGTCCCGTCCCAACCGCCGCCGAGCGCCTGGTTGAGGCTGATAAAGGCGTTGGCCCGCTCGGCCTGGCTCGCCGCCAGCGCGTTGCGGGCCGCGAGCAA
It encodes:
- a CDS encoding efflux RND transporter periplasmic adaptor subunit; its protein translation is MTDTGTATQELEDFLGARPRPKWRRWMKYWLPAALILVILLAMATCSRGKDEAKYITEPVTEKSLTLSVTATGNLRPTNQVEVGSEVSGKIDHIYVDVNDRVSKGQVLAQINTDVIEDQITQAEANLNAARAQVAQAQATLDVDKAQLARLENVFKISGGKVPSGVELDQGRAAVKRDTAAVAAAQANVRAVEAQLSSAVTNRNRAEIRSPVSGVVLARQVEPGQTVAASFNTPTLFIIAEDLSAMQLRVEIDEADVGQVQTGQKADFTVDAYPGRRFPAVVERVDQASSNTASQASQQTATATANAVVSYEARLAVANGDGLLRPGMTATATIATGSTGKQLLVPNGALRFQPDAKEKEKGGVLNPEIGLEKNEQRATIGVGSQQRVWVLQADGTLKPVDVVTGQSDGRLTAVTAKGLRPGMKVVTGKGATGQ